The Canis lupus familiaris isolate Mischka breed German Shepherd chromosome 1, alternate assembly UU_Cfam_GSD_1.0, whole genome shotgun sequence DNA window GTGAAAGTGAGGATGGGGCAAACATTAGGGAAGTTCTCCATCGTTGACGTGGTCCTGGAGAGTTGGGGCTGTTTTGAACTGACTGCTACAGAGGTTATGGGTCAGAGTTCTCACCTATGTTCTGGCTCCTGTCCATTTGCATGTCCAGTCTGTCAGGCTATACTAGAGTTTCTCAACTTGGCACCATTGATGCTTTGGGCTGGATAACTCTTTGTAGTGGGGGGACTGACCTGAGAATTATGAGATGCTCAGCATCCATTTGGATACATGCCAACAgcaccctcctctccccagtgCCACAACCAAAAATGCCTCCTGGTGCTGCCAGATGTCACCAGATGTGCAAAACCCACCCctgcttgagaaccactgttacACCAGTACTCCTTATGTTAACAGCGGACTGCTTACAATATGCATGAATTTCATTTAGAACATGTAAGTGATGGAAGCCACACAGAAGGGTTCCTGCAGAATGATTCAATCATGTGAAATTTCTGAATGGCCAAAGTCAAAGCAGCAGTGGTTCCTTCtaggctgcggggtgggggtgtcctAGATGTCTTAGGAGAGCATACGGTGTAAAAACATGCCACAGGATGAGACACATGGCACATGCCGGAATGGTTGTCTCTGgcggggaagaggagagggagagaaactaaTCCTCCTAAAGCTATACCCTGGGAGCATGCCAGTTGTTTCTTCAGGGGCGAGTTGGTGGGGAGCACACACTGAGAAAAAGGTTGGGAAGTGGGGAGTGGTTGAATTCTGGCTCACCATAGGGCACACAGGTTCTGAAGCTCAGGGTGGACTAGAGATGCCAGGAACTCAGCACTGCAGCCAGGCAGCTGGGGGATACACAGGATACCTGTGTGGGACGAGTATGCCACCTCCCGGGCATCTCCCTGCATGTAAGCACCAAGGCCAGCTCTGATGTATAACAAGTACATAGCCCGGCAGCCTCAGTCCCACGTTCCTGACAAAGCCCATGGTTAACTGATGACCTTTGACTCATTCAGATGCTACCAGCACAAGGAGACGGGGGTTTGGAAGGAAGCAGAAGGGCTTCTTTGGAAGGGCTTGGGGTATTTCCATTGTCATTAATAGAGAGggagctggaaaaaaaaggaaagaaaaattggaggATTGGGGGAATGGAGATATTTGAGTGAGCAAGACATAAAATGATGGTTGGAGGTgacaaaaagttgaaaaataagcCAACTGCCACTTACTGACATTGACTATGTCTTTTTAGCTGaacaatgaagagaaaacatgaaGACAAAGAAGCAGGGGAAAAATATCCTTAGTAGTCCCTTTTTATAGATgtaactgaattaaaaaatatgattaaaatctttctctggcttttctgaGATACATTTGTCAGACAACATTGTGCAAGTGTGAGGTATACAGTGTGTTGttttgatatattatatattgccGAATTACCGTCATGGCATTGGCTGACGCCTCCATCCTGTCACATCATTGGTTTTTTGTGGTGTATTACGGTTCCATGTCTTTGGATAAATGTACACATCCAGGTGACTGCCATCGTAATTACGACAAAACATCCCCATCTCAACAAATTTGTTTAGCACCTCTTCCACTCAATTCCACTTTTGTGTTGTTTCTTTCACGGAGCATGTTTTTGAAATGCGTCCATGCTCTAGATCTTGTATTTGTCTCTTGTGTGGGAATTATTGCAAATCATTACAGTATAGGactttttcattagtttctttgTGGAGATGAAGAACCAAAAGAATCAGTAGTGAAGCCTGTGGAAAGAATAGGAGATTCCATAATGGGACAAAGGGAGTAGATGTTAGGATCTTGGCAGCAGCCAAAATGGACTATATTGTGGCCAACAGAATGGTCTGCGAGAGCCTTAAAATTGGAGCATATGCTGAGTTGGAAGGAAGGTATCGGATGATCCGTGTAAACCAGGGAAGCAGGGCAGACACCATGAGGGGATCCTGTAGGTGCATCTGTATTTCTCTTGGAATAGCTGGTCTTGACCTCCATCGCAGATAattgctgttttgctttcttgagTTTTGCTCTGTGGTTCTTGAACCAAACCTAGGGAGCAAAGAGAGGACCAATGGGTTGATGAATCCAAATGAAATTCTAGAGGTTTTCATTTTACCTGATACCATGGGTACTGTTAGGTGAGAACAGCTAGTTCCATATTAGATCCGGTTGCTGGAAACTCTCCCAGCCTGGGCCCAGGAGGGAACAGAAATGAGAAGTGGTGGGGATAGAAGTTAGGCAGGGATCAGAACACCCAGAACAGGAGACTCAGGTCAACACACTTAGGCTTATAGCCAAATCTGACCTGCAGCTGTGATTTTGTATGGCCCATGAActaagaacagattttttttccccctaaagtttttatatattaaagttatctctacacccacctGATAtaaggctcaaactcatgaccctaggATTAAGTCATGTGCTCtttccactgagccagccaggtaccccaaacaacaggctttacatttttaaatggttgagagataaacaaaaacccacaataaGAGTATTTgttgacatgtgaaaattataagAACTTCAAATGTGTGTCCACAAAATTTTATAGGAATGTAGAAGGCACATCCATGTGTCTACATATTGTtgatggctgctttcatgctgtTGAATAATTTTGGCAGAGACCATATGGgccacaaagctgaaaatatttactgcctGATCCTTTACAGAAAGTGTCCTGATCTTTGCTCCAGGGATTGGGAGAGAGGGTTTCAGGGGAGGAGTTGGGTGGAGTCTCGGGGACTGGAGTGATACTGTCCTAGGGCCTCTGAGTGAAGGGTCTTCCAGGGAGGAGGCTTGGCAAGGTGGGGCTTTATTTTCCAACCTGCAGGACTGTGGGATGGATCTCCAGTTTTGAGGCCATTTCTCTCTGAAGGCTGGGATTGGGATATGGGTTCTTACTGAACAAGCATTCCAAATCTGCCAATTGTTTTTCAGTGAACATTGTTCGTTTCCTTTGTGAATGCTTCTGGTGCTTtcctgggaaggagaaaaaggcacAGATGAGGAGCTAAGACAATTTTATCCTCCACACCTgacctcccctccctctccaccgAGGTCAAGCTTGGCCATTGAGTGACTAAGATTCCCAATACTTAGGCATGGCCTGGATAACTTCTGTCATGTGTCCTTAGCCTCATTTTGTCATAGTTGCTCTTCCATATATTCAGCATAGAAAAGAGTtaatgtatgcatgtatttaattttagaaaagtttttattttttaattaatttttaaagattttatttgatggagtaaagcaggggagcagcaggcagagggagaagcaggctccctgttcagcaaggagtctgtttctccctcgcccttccctcctgcttgtgatcactctcactctttctctcaaaaaatttttatttatttatttattcatgagagacagagagagagagagagagagagagagaggcagagggagaagcaggctccaggcagggagcctgacatgagactggATCCCCGGTccctaggatcacgtcctgagccgaaggtgacgctaaaccgctgagccactggggctgttctctttctctcaaaattttaagtttttatttgacagagagagacacaagtgcacaagcagggggagctatagagggagaagcaggctattcAGAAGTTTCAAGtgtagggccacctgggtggctcagtgggtgatgtgtctgcctttggctcagttcatgatcccagggtcctgggatcaagcctgcatcaggcttccttctcagtgggaagcctgcttctccctgtctctacTCTCCACTAATGCGTATGTTGTCTATCATAAATAGTCTTCAAGGAAGGCACTGAATCTCTCACACACAGTATATCATTCTCCCAGGCACACAGTACTTTCACCATGGCACCCCTCGATCCTCACCTCTCGGTGTTAACACCTTTGTAAACTTCCATCCAACAGGATACCCAACTCGGGTCTTTATGGCCAGTAAAGTACAGAAAATGCCATGGGATGCCACTTCTGAGTTTATAAAAGTCTCTGTGCTTTCTGTCTTGGACATGGTCTTTTGGATCACTTGTTCCAGGGGAACTCATACTGAGCATCCCCTATGGCAAGGCCCTCTTGGCAAGGACCTTTAAAGTGTGCAATCtcaatacattttatatgtatattgacACCCCCATGAAGTCCTATCCACATTCAAGACAATGCATATATCCATCTATCCCCAGGTTCCTCTGATCCGTTTCAAAGTCACCCACCAGATTCCCAGGTTCAACGTGGCCTTAACTCCATACCAGTTAAGGACAATaaggaaaggtaaaaaaataaagaacagaaaaaaaagggaacagaTGAATATAGGCCAATTTCACTTATGAAAATAGTttcaaaagtcattaaaatatgttaattgacccaagattgtttttaaaatacatatacaagaGCAAGTAAGTTTTATCTCAGAAGGGAAAAgatatttatatcagaaaaaataatttaccacaCTAATAAATTAAGGCATAAAAATGTCATGGTCAATgcaaaatttttttctatgaaaatccACCacctatttatgattttaaagaacAGAATTGGACAAAATGTAGGAAACTTTTCAGATGTGCGGGGCTGTGATCCTTGAGATAAgggaaattttatgaaaatactaCGAGCAGGTTGATTTATATTAGAGTACACTATGCCCAGCAATGGCAGAAGTTACATTATTTCCATTGTATATGGAACATTCATCCAGATAGTGTATGCTGTGCCACAGACCAAggctcaaaaatttttaaataacttaaatcatacaaaatatttatctgaATATAAATAGTGGAGTTAAGATAGAAGTTGGTAACACCATGATTAACATTTCTCCCCCAGTGTCTGGAGATTAAACACATTTCTGAATCAAACatgagacaaagaagaaatccaaCGGTGTTGGatcaactggatatccatatgggaaacaaaaatgaacctCAACCTTCATCTTGAATCAGatgcaaaaatgaactacagGTAGACTTCAGGCATAAACAAAGTCTAAtgcttctggaagaaaacagagaaaatctttGAGACCTTGGGTTGGCAAAGGTGTCAAGACCAGaaagtataaaagtaaaaattgatgAACTGGgtttttcaaaattaagatgTTCTTCAAAAGGCAAGCACAGgatgaaagaaaatatcataaCACCTGTGTCAGACGAATTCGTGtccagaatatacaaataatCCAATGTTCTTACAATTCTACTCTCAGATATCTGCCTAGGTAGGTGAGAGAAGTAAAAATGTCCATACAAAGGCTTATATGTGAATGTTCCTACCAgttttattcatagtagccaaaagtttggggagaaaaaaatcccaatattCATCAGCAAGGAATGGATAGCCAAATTATGTTGTATTCATACAGTGGAGTAGCACTCACCTATTAAGAATGAGCCACTGTACATATAACACAAATGTATCCCCAAAACATGCTGAACAAAAGGCAGACACAAAGATTTACAAGCAATCCCAGGCAGGCAAAAGTAATCTGTAGGGTGAGAAAGCAGATCAGATGGTGCCTGAGGCTAGTGGTAGAGACCTTGTTTTGTGTGttggaatgggggtgggggatgatgACCACACTTGGGATGTGACCTTTTTTTAGGGTGATCGAGATGTTCTGTGTTTCCATTGGGGTGGCGATTCCTAGGCATATACATTTGTCAGAACATACTAAAGGGTACACTTAAAATGAATAGACTGTATTATAAGTTGCACATCAACAGGGTTGATTTTTTTATCTGACAAAATCTTAGCTAATCAAGGAGTAAACCATCTTACCACAACTTTGTGAAAGTTATATACCAAACATCATATTATAGCAAacatatttaatggaaaaaaaattaagtgcgtTTCTTTTAGAGTAAGGAGCATGAAAGGGATATTTACAAGCACACAGGCAGGGTAATTTAGttccactaagaaaaaaaaaatgtgttaagatCAAAAGGGAAGAGGATAAAATGGATTCTTTGTAGATAACATGATTAATTACTAGACAATCCACCAGAATCAATAGATGGGCTTTTAGAACTACTGTGAGTTAAGCAGTTTTGGTAGTTAGAAGACCTATAACATTTCTCTGTTCAAGCCATATTcaactagaaataaaagtaaagcaCAAGAAGACATCTAACTGCAAAAGCAACCCCAAACTCCAAGATACCTACAAACAAATGAGATTAACCAAGAGGACTTAAGACCTGGAAGGGGCTTCAGTGAGAAAGTCACAACTTAAAGCCatttgaggacttttttttttttttaagagaatgtcTTTATGACCTCTGACACTAGGGAAATTTTGAAATTAGACACATGAGCAAAccatgaaaggaaaaaggattCATTTGACGGCCTAATTAACTAATGCTGTTCAGTTTCCTTAAGGGAGTGAgacaaaatgggagaaggtatttgtaaGAAGCAGAACAAGCAAAGCTATCTTAGCTCTGGTCTTGTGAGTAAAACCACAAGAATCGGTGACAGaaaggcaggaggagggcagcccgggtggctcggcggtttagcgctgccttcagcccagggtgtgatccttgagacctgggatcgagtcccatgtcagcctccctgcatggagcctgcttctctgcctctctatctctcatgaataaataaataaaatcttttaaaaaggcaggaggatcctcaaaaagccaaaaagctgccatatgacccagctaTTGCACTTCTGTGGATATATCTGAGGGAAACAAATACTGTCAAAGAGATGTCTGCACCCCTCTCTGAACACTGCAgccattattcacaatggccaagacATGAAACAACCCAAGCATCTGTTGGCAGATAAATGGATACAGAaggtatataaatataagtatttatagaCATGTATCAATGGAATGGAGTTTTCatccaagagaaagaaggaaatcccaccatttgcaacaacatggatgaatgttgagaattatgctaagtggaacaaatcagagaaagacaaatactgtatgatcttacttatatgtagaGTCTAAAAAAGCTAAGCTTGCAAAGacagaatggtggctgccaggcacagggggtggtgggtgggttgGGGAGATTTTGTTATAGGATACAAACTTATAAACATTCAATTAGTAGATGGGTAAGACCTAGGGATTGGAACGCCCAGTACagtgattatagtcaacaatactgtagtataaactttaaaattgcTAAGtgactagatcttaaatgttctcatccaCAGCAAAGTAGGGTAATTATGTGTTGTGATAGAGGTGTTAACTAGCGGTAGGTGGTGGTATTCCTATCAAATATATAAAGGTATCAAGTCAATGCATTGCACACCTTAAACTTTCACAATGTTGTATGTCCATTATTCCTCAAGAACATATCTAAAGCCtcactgcatgccaggcacttttctaagtGCTTTGTGAATATTAACTGATTCAATTCTCATTCCCCATGTGGTTGGTACAGGTGAGTAAACAGTCACCGGGAGATTAAATGATGGGTTTGAGGCTAGGCTATGCTCCACCTCTGGAGAACCAGCAGCCAACACATACTTGATAGTGTAGTTTATTGAACTGGGCTCCAGTGTTCATGACAGAGTCCTAGCATTCCTGTTTACCTGCCCTGTGGGTTTGGAGCAAGCATATCACCCTCACATTCCTTGTACAATTGAGACTTCCGGCTGTAACtgggtttgttatttttaaaaatatgttatttgtaagtcatctctacacccaatgtgggactggaactcatgaccctgagatcaagagttgcatgctccacggACTGAGCCAACCTGGCGCCCCTTGTTGTAACCACTTTAAGAGATTTAATGGTTGATTGTGCCTGAAAGTGGTTTAGCACAAGCCGTGGAATCAAGTAAATACTTGGCGAAATGATGAGATTTGTAGATTTCCAGATTTCTTGGTTAAGCTTCCATTTCTAGGACTTAATCATCCCAATAGGGATCAGATGGCCCCGTTTCCAAAGGATCAGAGGAATTTTGACACAGCTAACAAAGGGGAGATTTAGAATTCAAAGAAAGAATTGGGTTTCCCTCTAGTTGGGTTTGCCAGGGGAGGACAGCCTTGTCTCCACTACCCTTGTCAGCTGCTCAGGATTCCTTCACATGATGTCCTTCAGTTCCCATACTTCTGGCTTACCTTTAGAAAGGTCTGTGCCTGATGTCCCGAGATCTAGACGTGTTCCCATGCTCTGTCTGGAGCTCTTGTATCAAGAGCTGGCTAAAGTGGCATCGCGACTTAAATACATCCCTTGGCAGCCACACCCCAGTcccacccctcctccttttttcctcccagcCATTAATCTAATCCCTTGATCCTCCAGCCCCTGGTTATCTGCCATTTGATGTGAAGTCCACGCACCAGCAcgatcagcatcacctgggagcttgctaAATGCAAAATCTTCACATATTGCTCAAACGGTGTGAACTTCAGTTTTAAGATTAACACATTCTAGTAATCtaacatacagcatggtgactagagCTACTAATACATATTAGAGACTTGATAGTTGCTGACttagtagatcttaaatgttcccaccacaaaaaaacaaatggtaagTATGTGACGGGATGGAGGGCTTAGCTACTACTATGGCCACAGTCATGTTGCAACTTGTTCACTTGGAACCTACACATGTTAGATCACATCTCAGTGAAACTAGAAACAAATGGAGATTCTGCAGAACTGCTGAGTCTATTTCACAAGAGCCCCAGGTGATTCGAGTGCGTGGTAGAGAGAGCATCGGCATGCCTCAGATCAGTGCCTCTGAGCAGAAGGGAGTTCAGGATCACCTGGGGGGCTTGCTGGAACACAAGCGCTGGTACCAGCCCCAGTGTTTCTGAAATAGCAAgcctgggctggggcctgagGATTAGCCTACGTAAGGAGCTCCCAGGTGGGGGGACCTGGggagctcagggcatgatcctggggccctgggattgagtcctgcatcaggctctgtgcagggaggctgctcctgtctctgcctcttagtctctctctcaaaataaataaataaataaataaataaataaataaataaataaataaataaaaataaggggagCTTCCAGGTGATGATTAGGTGATGGTTAGGTCACTGTCAATAACAGTCACTCTGGTAGCATGTGGAGTGCTTAGTATATGCCTGACATTGTTCTAAGCACCTACGTGTACTAATTTATTTAGTCCATGTAatctcattctacagatgaggaaactgataaaaaatgaagtttagtTGACTGGGCCAATGTCCCACAATGAGTAAGTGGCAGAGACAGTGTTTTTACCAGGCCATTTTGCTCTGGTTACCAGAGCTTGCTCTGCTTTAACCAGAGAAGTGCTATTGCCCCTAAATCGAGTTGGGGGAG harbors:
- the DPRX gene encoding divergent paired-related homeobox; translated protein: MFTEKQLADLECLFSKNPYPNPSLQREMASKLEIHPTVLQVWFKNHRAKLKKAKQQLSAMEVKTSYSKRNTDAPTGSPHGVCPASLVYTDHPIPSFQLSICSNFKALADHSVGHNIVHFGCCQDPNIYSLCPIMESPILSTGFTTDSFGSSSPQRN